One Ornithinicoccus hortensis genomic window, TTCCGCCGGGACCTGGAGAACTGCCACGAGCTCACCGCTGAGGAGTGGGCCGACCGGAGCCTCCTGGCCAGGGTCGCCGAGGGTCTGCTGGACCCGTTCAGCCCGCTGCTCTGAGCACCGGGACCGACGGATCCTGGCACTCGGCTTGACCGAGTGCTAATGAGCGACATAGATTCGGTGTTGGCACTCGCCCCCGGCAAGTGCCAACGAGGTCAGGTCGAAGCCGACCCCCGCGACGGCGGCCCAGATCGGACCAGACAGACAGACATCTGCCAGACATTTGTCGACACACCTGAAGGGAAGGCCCCACCGTGTCGGTTTCTATCAAGCCGCTCGAAGACCGGATCGTCGTCCAGGCCGTCGAGGCCGAGCAGACCACCGCCTCCGGCCTGGTCATCCCGGACACCGCCAAGGAGAAGCCCCAGGAGGGCGAGGTCCTGGCGGTCGGCCCGGGCCGTTGGAACGAGGACGGCGACGAGCGCATCCCGCTCGACATCGCCGTCGGCGACCGCGTGATCTACAGCAAGTACGGCGGCACCGAGGTCAAGTACGGCGGCCAGGAGCTGCTGATCCTGTCCGCGCGCGACGTGCTGGCCGTCGTCGCCAACTGACGCACCGAGCCGCCCCGGTGACCCAGCGTTCGTCGCGGGTCCCCGGGGCGCTCGTCATACCCGTGCACGTGGAAGGAAGTAGGCCGATCAATGGCTAAGCAGTTGCAGTTCAACGACGACGCCCGCAAGGCGCTCGAGCGGGGCGTCGACGCCCTCGCCAACGCCGTCAAGGTGACCCTGGGCCCCAAGGGCCGCAACGTCGTCCTCGACAAGAAGTGGGGCGCCCCCACGATCACCAACGACGGCGTGACCATCGCCCGCGAGGTCGAGCTGGAGGACCCCTACGAGAACATGGGCGCCCAGCTGGCCAAGGAGGTGGCCACCAAGACCAACGACATCGCCGGTGACGGGACCACCACCGCGACCGTGCTCGCCCAGGCCCTGGTCAAGGAGGGCCTGCGCAACGTCGCCGCAGGCGCCGCCCCGGCCGCGCTGAAGCGGGGGATTGACGCCGCCGTCCAGGCGCTGTCCGACCAGCTCCTGACCAACGCCCGCGAGCTCGAGGGCCGCGACGAGATCGCCCAGGTCGCCAGCCTCTCCGCCCAGGACGAGGTCATCGGCAACCTGATCGCCGACGCCTTCGACAAGGTCGGCAAGGACGGCGTGATCACCGTCGAGGAGTCCTCGACCGCGGTCATGGACCTGGAGTTCACCGAGGGCATGCAGTTCGACAAGGGCTACCTCTCGCCGTACTTCGTCACCGACACCGAGCGCATGGAGGCCGTCCTCGAGGACGCCTACGTGCTGTTGCACCAGGGCAAGATCTCCTCGGTCGCGGACCTGCTGCCGCTGCTGGAGAAGGTCGTCGGCGAGAGCAAGCCGCTGTTCATCATCGCCGAGGACGTCGAGGGCGAGGCCCTGTCCACCCTGGTGGTGAACAAGATGCGCGGCACCTTCAACGCGGTGGCCGTCAAGGCCCCCGGGTTCGGCGACCGCCGCAAGGCGATGCTGCAGGACATGGCCACCCTCACCGGTGGCCAGGTCGTCGCCGAGGAGGTCGGCCTCAAGCTCGACCAGGTCGGCCTCGAGGTGCTGGGCCAGGCCCGGCGGATCGTCGCCACCAAGGACAGCACGACCATCGTCGACGGCGCCGGTGCGGCCGACGAGGTGCAGGCCCGGGTGGACCAGATCACCGCGGAGATCGCCGCCACCGACTCAGACTGGGACCGCGAGAAGCTGCAGGAGCGGCTGGCCAAGCTGTCCGGCGGCGTCTGCGTCATCCAGGTCGGTGCCCACACCGAGGTGGAGCTGAAGGAGAAGAAGCACCGCGTCGAGGACGCCGTCTCGGCGACCCGGGCGGCCATCGAGGAGGGCATCGTCGCCGGCGGTGGCTCGGCCCTGATCCACGCCGCCACGGCGCTGGACGCACTCACCCCGGAGGGCGACGAGGCGGTTGGTGTCGCGCTGGTCCGCAAGGCGGTCCAGGAGCCGCTGCGGTGGATCGCCGAGAACGCCGGGCTCGAGGGCTACGTGGCCACGGCCAAGGTGGCCGAGCTGCCCGCCGGGCAGGGCCTGAACGCGGCCACCGGCGAGTATGTCGACCTTGTCGCCGCAGGTGTGCTCGACCCGGTCAAGGTGACCCGCTCCGCCCTGCGCAACGCCGCGTCGATCGCCGCGATGGTGCTCACCACCGAGACGCTCGTCGTGGACAAGCCGGAGGACGAGGAGGAGGCGCACTCCCACTGAGGGTCCCCCCCACGCACTGATCGGGCCCGTCCCACCGCAGACAGCGGTGGGGCGGGCCCGATCAGGTAGGTCAGTCTCGGTGTCGTCGGGCTCGGCGTGGTCGGTGCCGGCGACGCCTCAGTTCAGCGAGGCCCGCGTCGGCATCCGGTGGGCGGCTTCGAGCAGGTCCTCGCGCTCGGCCTCGGTCA contains:
- the groES gene encoding co-chaperone GroES is translated as MSVSIKPLEDRIVVQAVEAEQTTASGLVIPDTAKEKPQEGEVLAVGPGRWNEDGDERIPLDIAVGDRVIYSKYGGTEVKYGGQELLILSARDVLAVVAN
- the groL gene encoding chaperonin GroEL (60 kDa chaperone family; promotes refolding of misfolded polypeptides especially under stressful conditions; forms two stacked rings of heptamers to form a barrel-shaped 14mer; ends can be capped by GroES; misfolded proteins enter the barrel where they are refolded when GroES binds), giving the protein MAKQLQFNDDARKALERGVDALANAVKVTLGPKGRNVVLDKKWGAPTITNDGVTIAREVELEDPYENMGAQLAKEVATKTNDIAGDGTTTATVLAQALVKEGLRNVAAGAAPAALKRGIDAAVQALSDQLLTNARELEGRDEIAQVASLSAQDEVIGNLIADAFDKVGKDGVITVEESSTAVMDLEFTEGMQFDKGYLSPYFVTDTERMEAVLEDAYVLLHQGKISSVADLLPLLEKVVGESKPLFIIAEDVEGEALSTLVVNKMRGTFNAVAVKAPGFGDRRKAMLQDMATLTGGQVVAEEVGLKLDQVGLEVLGQARRIVATKDSTTIVDGAGAADEVQARVDQITAEIAATDSDWDREKLQERLAKLSGGVCVIQVGAHTEVELKEKKHRVEDAVSATRAAIEEGIVAGGGSALIHAATALDALTPEGDEAVGVALVRKAVQEPLRWIAENAGLEGYVATAKVAELPAGQGLNAATGEYVDLVAAGVLDPVKVTRSALRNAASIAAMVLTTETLVVDKPEDEEEAHSH